In [Limnothrix rosea] IAM M-220, a single window of DNA contains:
- a CDS encoding DUF5340 domain-containing protein: protein MQPIPMPSHIHYETILQLLERKTQREANQDRMTQEQVQALILTLRKAFSQQKQLERSCDQLRIPYEYHWSLSAQDPEQPAE from the coding sequence ATGCAACCTATCCCCATGCCTTCCCACATTCATTACGAGACAATTTTGCAACTTCTCGAACGCAAAACCCAGCGGGAAGCTAACCAAGACCGCATGACCCAAGAGCAAGTACAAGCCCTCATCCTGACACTACGCAAGGCATTTTCCCAGCAAAAACAGCTAGAACGCAGTTGTGACCAGCTCCGCATTCCCTACGAATATCATTGGTCTCTGTCCGCACAAGACCCAGAACAGCCAGCGGAGTAG
- the modB gene encoding molybdate ABC transporter permease subunit, which produces MGASLDIVLPALWISLRVAGFATVLSMVFGGGLAYAVVRYRFWGKFWLEAIATLPLVMPPTVVGFFLLQALSTENFLGKWLDQSLGIRLIFSWQGATIAAAVMAFPLMFKTTKAALQGVDPIFLEAAATLGQPEWAIASKIWIPLASRGILAGILLSFTRALGEFGATLMVAGNIPRVTQTMPMAIYEAVQTGNDALALIFVGILTILSLLSLLLTQYLERRTIVHRHFLR; this is translated from the coding sequence TTGGGAGCATCTTTGGATATTGTGCTGCCAGCGCTCTGGATTTCGCTGCGGGTGGCGGGTTTTGCAACGGTTTTATCAATGGTTTTTGGCGGAGGACTAGCCTATGCGGTAGTGCGCTATCGGTTTTGGGGGAAGTTTTGGCTAGAGGCGATCGCCACGTTACCTTTAGTGATGCCGCCGACGGTGGTTGGTTTTTTTCTATTACAAGCTTTAAGCACCGAAAATTTTCTAGGAAAATGGCTCGATCAAAGTTTAGGAATACGGTTAATTTTTTCTTGGCAGGGGGCAACAATTGCGGCGGCGGTAATGGCTTTTCCGTTGATGTTTAAAACGACAAAAGCGGCATTGCAAGGTGTTGATCCGATTTTCCTTGAAGCAGCGGCAACATTGGGACAACCCGAATGGGCGATCGCCTCCAAAATTTGGATACCCTTAGCGAGTCGCGGTATTTTAGCGGGAATCCTCTTGAGCTTTACGAGGGCGCTGGGAGAATTTGGTGCAACATTAATGGTGGCGGGCAATATTCCCCGCGTCACCCAAACGATGCCCATGGCAATTTACGAAGCCGTACAAACAGGCAATGATGCTTTAGCGCTTATTTTTGTGGGAATTCTCACGATATTGTCTTTACTCAGTTTGCTCCTGACGCAATATCTCGAACGTCGCACGATTGTCCATCGCCATTTTTTGCGGTAA
- a CDS encoding Mo-dependent nitrogenase C-terminal domain-containing protein: MELSNQNRNNLQYSGSFKNHRIDIFQSLRFWLNAIEFTTPESAHLVCRLIPAQCPFARDVSFLGRVLFSIPPLCKLNPVYEELVALRFRALCYLADEVGEDIGVYC; encoded by the coding sequence ATGGAACTTTCAAATCAGAATCGCAACAATCTCCAGTATTCCGGCTCCTTCAAAAATCATCGCATTGATATTTTCCAATCCCTACGTTTTTGGTTAAACGCCATCGAATTTACAACGCCAGAATCCGCCCACCTCGTTTGCCGTTTGATTCCTGCCCAGTGTCCCTTCGCCCGTGACGTGAGTTTTCTCGGTCGTGTACTATTTAGTATTCCGCCTCTTTGCAAGCTAAACCCTGTCTATGAAGAGCTTGTTGCCCTTCGTTTCCGCGCCTTGTGCTATCTCGCTGATGAAGTAGGTGAAGATATCGGGGTTTACTGCTAA